A genomic segment from Nicotiana sylvestris chromosome 1, ASM39365v2, whole genome shotgun sequence encodes:
- the LOC104237594 gene encoding myosin-binding protein 1 isoform X1 has translation MLPLSSVQLSFCHCTNFLKMDVKETFSKGKTKGPFSITAALTTAFLEWLLMIFLFMDGAFAYLVTKFAQYCQLQVPCLLCSRLDHVLGKEKAGFYWDLICPNHKLKISSLVLCHSHNNLVDVHGMCESCLFSFATVNKSNAETYRLLVGKLGADSHLADKDPLLEEKTSCSAGKIKCYCCKEECVSRGYSQKLFKFTSLCADAAQLDAPLSETKEIGNEPSVSVYDPLPHLEYKKVKVSSDSESEAAHSDGDSARSLIRARDNSINDSLDRCLHPEPQTFTFTDDLATEKLVHSASVPEPSLLDAEIDFRCRDFPSNMTSAAAVEHGLQELNWQEAEQKTDASAPAELITFDEATPLSIVNENLVDVARETSAAEMVNQVVKVRGEVSRTRSDEIPKSGAELDSKPETNEISLQTAGSFDLGDAYKLAVGNRSRQLSGKFLEQMSFKDSTRMSEDLKVLLTQLSSPRVTDTILSEMSPRVSVNGEEIRTSEASNFIGMQILHKRISLERNESGLSLEGSAVSEIEGESVSDRLKRQVEYDRKLMAALYKELEEERNASSVAANQAMAMITRLQEEKAALNMEALQCLRVLEEQAEYDNEALQKANDLLAQKEKEIQDLEAELELYKKKLGNMALFDDALEASYDSNNAKQAYTNCSEGCSSFPDVNADIPTSKYGMSSGEENIYKRSLILDFESERQQIMFCLNKLEERLHLFSKHEAIQESANVNSEFSTEEWVEVGNPKELDNSESSRSNGEIEENVRLEPTVDTSLSGVEVSTCKFPYESKYRQCADGDSELETLKNELSVLSSRLNALETEHCFLEHSINSLRNGDEGHRFIKEIAGHLRQLHFVWDRTNGDLASK, from the exons AT GTTGCCCCTTAGTAGTGTTCAATTATCATTCTGCCATTGCACAAATTTCTTGAAAATGGATGTAAAGGAGACTTTTAGTAAAGGAAAAACTAAAGGTCCTTTTAGTATAACAGCAGCTTTAACTACAGCATTTCTTGAATGGTTGCTCATGATTTTTCTGTTTATGGACGGTGCTTTCGCCTACTTAGTTACAAAGTTTGCTCAGTATTGCCAATTACAAGTTCCATGTTTGCTTTGCTCGAGGCTGGATCATGTGCTTGGCAAGGAAAAAGCTGGATTTTACTGGGATTTAATATGCCCCAATCATAAGTTGAAGATATCTTCATTAGTTCTTTGTCATTCTCACAATAACCTGGTTGATGTTCATGGGATGTGTGAGAGTTGCCTGTTCTCATTTGCTACAGTAAATAAGTCGAATGCCGAAACCTATAGATTGCTGGTTGGAAAACTTGGGGCAGATTCTCACCTTGCTGATAAGGATCCTTTACTCGAGGAGAAAACCAGTTGTTCcgcaggaaaaataaaatgttattGTTGTAAAGAGGAATGTGTTTCCAGAGGATATTCCCAAAAATTGTTCAAGTTTACATCTTTGTGCGCTGATGCAGCTCAACTTGATGCGCCTTTATCTGAAACTAAGGAGATTGGAAATGAGCCATCTGTTTCAGTCTATGATCCTTTGCCTCATTTGGAATATAAAAAGGTTAAGGTTAGCTCTGATTCTGAATCAGAAGCTGCACACTCAGATGGTGATAGTGCTAGGTCTCTAATCCGTGCAAGGGACAATTCTATAAATGATTCTTTAGATAGATGTTTGCATCCGGAACCTCAGACTTTTACTTTCACTGATGACCTTGCTACTGAGAAACTTGTACATTCAGCTTCAGTGCCCGAACCATCACTTCTAGATGCAGAAATTGATTTCAGATGTAGAGATTTCCCTTCTAATATGACATCTGCTGCAGCAGTTGAGCATGGATTACAGGAACTCAACTGGCAGGAAGCTGAACAGAAGACTGATGCATCTGCCCCAGCTGAGCTTATAACTTTTGATGAAGCCACCCCTTTGTCCATTGTCAATGAAAATCTTGTTGATGTAGCTAGAGAGACCT CAGCTGCGGAGATGGTCAACCAAGTTGTCAAAGTTCGTGGGGAAGTCTCTCGGACAAGAAGTGATGAGATCCCGAAGAGTGGAGCAGAATTGGATTCTAAACCAGAGACAAATGAGATTAGTTTACAAACAGCTGGTTCATTTGATCTAGGTGATGCTTATAAGTTGGCTGTTGGCAATAGATCAAGGCAATTATCCGGAAAGTTTTTGGAGCAGATGTCATTCAAGGATTCTACACGAATGAGTGAAGATCTGAAGGTCTTACTTACGCAACTGTCTTCTCCTCGTGTTACTGATACTATATTGAGTGAGATGAGTCCTCGGGTGTCTGTAAATGGTGAGGAAATTAGAACTTCTGAAGCTTCTAACTTTATTGGAATGCAGATACTTCATAAAAGGATCTCGCTTGAGAGAAATGAATCTGGTTTATCTCTGGAAGGAAGCGCTGTGAGTGAAATTGAAGGTGAGAGTGTGTCTGATCGTTTAAAACGACAGGTGGAGTATGATAGAAAACTAATGGCTGCTCTCTATAAGGAGTTGGAGGAAGAGAGAAATGCGTCCTCAGTTGCTGCAAATCAGGCAATGGCAATGATTACAAGATTACAAGAGGAGAAGGCAGCACTGAACATGGAAGCCCTGCAATGCCTAAGAGTGCTCGAAGAACAAGCTGAATACGACAATGAAGCACTGCAGAAAGCAAATGATCTTCTTGCACAGAAGGAGAAAGAGATTCAAGATTTAGAAGCTGAACTTGAACTTTACAAGAAGAAACTTGGGAACATGGCTCTATTTGATGATGCACTTGAGGCAAGTTATGATTCAAATAATGCTAAGCAAGCTTATACTAATTGCAGTGAAGGCTGTTCATCATTTCCTGACGTGAATGCTGATATACCCACCAGCAAATATGGAATGTCCTCTGGAGAGGAGAACATATATAAGAGGAGTCTGatacttgattttgaaagtgaaagaCAGCAAATTATgttttgtttgaacaaattggAAGAAAGGCTCCATTTGTTCTCTAAGCATGAGGCTATTCAGGAGTCTGCTAATGTGAACAGCGAGTTTTCAACAGAAGAATGGGTTGAAGTGGGTAATCCGAAAGAATTGGACAATAGCGAGTCTTCTAGAAGTAATGGTGAAATAGAGGAAAATGTTCGCCTAGAGCCAACCGTCGACACAAGCCTTTCTGGTGTAGAAGTATCTACTTGCAAGTTTCCATATGAGAGCAAATATAGGCAGTGCGCTGATGGAGATTCTGAGTTAGAGACTTTGAAAAATGAGTTATCAGTTTTGAGCAGCAGGCTGAATGCACTTGAAACAGAACACTGCTTTCTTGAGCACTCCATCAACTCACTGAGGAATGGAGATGAGGGGCATCGATTCATTAAGGAGATAGCTGGTCACTTGCGACAGTTGCATTTTGTTTGGGACAGAACAAATGGTGATCTTGCGAGTAAATAA
- the LOC104237593 gene encoding uncharacterized protein At2g34160, protein MTTETMTPAAAPTPAQAPAPAPAPAPAPAQAANNNEAQKKSNRIQVSNTKKPLFFYVNLAKRYMQQHTEVELSALGMAITTVVTVAEILKNGGFATEKKVLTSTVGMKDEAKGRMVQKARIEIVLTKSEKFDRLMTPNNNGERAVAQNSAATKNNSDNKEQIKK, encoded by the exons ATGACAACTGAAACAATGACACCGGCAGCAGCACCAACACCAGCTCAAGCACCAGCACCAGCACCAGCACCAGCACCAGCACCAGCACAAGCAGCCAACAACAATGAGGCACAGAAGAAGAGCAACAGAATTCAAGTGTCTAACACCAAAAAACCACTCTTCTTCTATGTCAACCTTGCAAAG AGGTACATGCAGCAGCATACGGAGGTTGAGCTTTCTGCTTTGGGCATGG CGATCACTACGGTTGTCACAGTTGCTGAGATTTTGAAGAATGGTGGATTTGCCACAGAGAAGA AGGTTTTAACATCCACAGTTGGAATGAAAGATGAGGCCAAAGGTCGCATGGTTCAGAAAGCAAGA ATTGAGATTGTGTTGACAAAGAGCGAAAAATTCGACAGGCTGATGACCCCAAACAATAATGGTGAGCGTgcagtagcacaaaattcagcAGCAACCAAGAATAACAGTGACAACAAGGAGCAAATCAAGAAGTAG
- the LOC104237594 gene encoding myosin-binding protein 1 isoform X2 — MLPLSSVQLSFCHCTNFLKMDVKETFSKGKTKGPFSITAALTTAFLEWLLMIFLFMDGAFAYLVTKFAQYCQLQVPCLLCSRLDHVLGKEKAGFYWDLICPNHKLKISSLVLCHSHNNLVDVHGMCESCLFSFATVNKSNAETYRLLVGKLGADSHLADKDPLLEEKTSCSAGKIKCYCCKEECVSRGYSQKLFKFTSLCADAAQLDAPLSETKEIGNEPSVSVYDPLPHLEYKKVKVSSDSESEAAHSDGDSARSLIRARDNSINDSLDRCLHPEPQTFTFTDDLATEKLVHSASVPEPSLLDAEIDFRCRDFPSNMTSAAAVEHGLQELNWQEAEQKTDASAPAELITFDEATPLSIVNENLVDVARETSAEMVNQVVKVRGEVSRTRSDEIPKSGAELDSKPETNEISLQTAGSFDLGDAYKLAVGNRSRQLSGKFLEQMSFKDSTRMSEDLKVLLTQLSSPRVTDTILSEMSPRVSVNGEEIRTSEASNFIGMQILHKRISLERNESGLSLEGSAVSEIEGESVSDRLKRQVEYDRKLMAALYKELEEERNASSVAANQAMAMITRLQEEKAALNMEALQCLRVLEEQAEYDNEALQKANDLLAQKEKEIQDLEAELELYKKKLGNMALFDDALEASYDSNNAKQAYTNCSEGCSSFPDVNADIPTSKYGMSSGEENIYKRSLILDFESERQQIMFCLNKLEERLHLFSKHEAIQESANVNSEFSTEEWVEVGNPKELDNSESSRSNGEIEENVRLEPTVDTSLSGVEVSTCKFPYESKYRQCADGDSELETLKNELSVLSSRLNALETEHCFLEHSINSLRNGDEGHRFIKEIAGHLRQLHFVWDRTNGDLASK, encoded by the exons AT GTTGCCCCTTAGTAGTGTTCAATTATCATTCTGCCATTGCACAAATTTCTTGAAAATGGATGTAAAGGAGACTTTTAGTAAAGGAAAAACTAAAGGTCCTTTTAGTATAACAGCAGCTTTAACTACAGCATTTCTTGAATGGTTGCTCATGATTTTTCTGTTTATGGACGGTGCTTTCGCCTACTTAGTTACAAAGTTTGCTCAGTATTGCCAATTACAAGTTCCATGTTTGCTTTGCTCGAGGCTGGATCATGTGCTTGGCAAGGAAAAAGCTGGATTTTACTGGGATTTAATATGCCCCAATCATAAGTTGAAGATATCTTCATTAGTTCTTTGTCATTCTCACAATAACCTGGTTGATGTTCATGGGATGTGTGAGAGTTGCCTGTTCTCATTTGCTACAGTAAATAAGTCGAATGCCGAAACCTATAGATTGCTGGTTGGAAAACTTGGGGCAGATTCTCACCTTGCTGATAAGGATCCTTTACTCGAGGAGAAAACCAGTTGTTCcgcaggaaaaataaaatgttattGTTGTAAAGAGGAATGTGTTTCCAGAGGATATTCCCAAAAATTGTTCAAGTTTACATCTTTGTGCGCTGATGCAGCTCAACTTGATGCGCCTTTATCTGAAACTAAGGAGATTGGAAATGAGCCATCTGTTTCAGTCTATGATCCTTTGCCTCATTTGGAATATAAAAAGGTTAAGGTTAGCTCTGATTCTGAATCAGAAGCTGCACACTCAGATGGTGATAGTGCTAGGTCTCTAATCCGTGCAAGGGACAATTCTATAAATGATTCTTTAGATAGATGTTTGCATCCGGAACCTCAGACTTTTACTTTCACTGATGACCTTGCTACTGAGAAACTTGTACATTCAGCTTCAGTGCCCGAACCATCACTTCTAGATGCAGAAATTGATTTCAGATGTAGAGATTTCCCTTCTAATATGACATCTGCTGCAGCAGTTGAGCATGGATTACAGGAACTCAACTGGCAGGAAGCTGAACAGAAGACTGATGCATCTGCCCCAGCTGAGCTTATAACTTTTGATGAAGCCACCCCTTTGTCCATTGTCAATGAAAATCTTGTTGATGTAGCTAGAGAGACCT CTGCGGAGATGGTCAACCAAGTTGTCAAAGTTCGTGGGGAAGTCTCTCGGACAAGAAGTGATGAGATCCCGAAGAGTGGAGCAGAATTGGATTCTAAACCAGAGACAAATGAGATTAGTTTACAAACAGCTGGTTCATTTGATCTAGGTGATGCTTATAAGTTGGCTGTTGGCAATAGATCAAGGCAATTATCCGGAAAGTTTTTGGAGCAGATGTCATTCAAGGATTCTACACGAATGAGTGAAGATCTGAAGGTCTTACTTACGCAACTGTCTTCTCCTCGTGTTACTGATACTATATTGAGTGAGATGAGTCCTCGGGTGTCTGTAAATGGTGAGGAAATTAGAACTTCTGAAGCTTCTAACTTTATTGGAATGCAGATACTTCATAAAAGGATCTCGCTTGAGAGAAATGAATCTGGTTTATCTCTGGAAGGAAGCGCTGTGAGTGAAATTGAAGGTGAGAGTGTGTCTGATCGTTTAAAACGACAGGTGGAGTATGATAGAAAACTAATGGCTGCTCTCTATAAGGAGTTGGAGGAAGAGAGAAATGCGTCCTCAGTTGCTGCAAATCAGGCAATGGCAATGATTACAAGATTACAAGAGGAGAAGGCAGCACTGAACATGGAAGCCCTGCAATGCCTAAGAGTGCTCGAAGAACAAGCTGAATACGACAATGAAGCACTGCAGAAAGCAAATGATCTTCTTGCACAGAAGGAGAAAGAGATTCAAGATTTAGAAGCTGAACTTGAACTTTACAAGAAGAAACTTGGGAACATGGCTCTATTTGATGATGCACTTGAGGCAAGTTATGATTCAAATAATGCTAAGCAAGCTTATACTAATTGCAGTGAAGGCTGTTCATCATTTCCTGACGTGAATGCTGATATACCCACCAGCAAATATGGAATGTCCTCTGGAGAGGAGAACATATATAAGAGGAGTCTGatacttgattttgaaagtgaaagaCAGCAAATTATgttttgtttgaacaaattggAAGAAAGGCTCCATTTGTTCTCTAAGCATGAGGCTATTCAGGAGTCTGCTAATGTGAACAGCGAGTTTTCAACAGAAGAATGGGTTGAAGTGGGTAATCCGAAAGAATTGGACAATAGCGAGTCTTCTAGAAGTAATGGTGAAATAGAGGAAAATGTTCGCCTAGAGCCAACCGTCGACACAAGCCTTTCTGGTGTAGAAGTATCTACTTGCAAGTTTCCATATGAGAGCAAATATAGGCAGTGCGCTGATGGAGATTCTGAGTTAGAGACTTTGAAAAATGAGTTATCAGTTTTGAGCAGCAGGCTGAATGCACTTGAAACAGAACACTGCTTTCTTGAGCACTCCATCAACTCACTGAGGAATGGAGATGAGGGGCATCGATTCATTAAGGAGATAGCTGGTCACTTGCGACAGTTGCATTTTGTTTGGGACAGAACAAATGGTGATCTTGCGAGTAAATAA
- the LOC104237594 gene encoding myosin-binding protein 1 isoform X3, which yields MDVKETFSKGKTKGPFSITAALTTAFLEWLLMIFLFMDGAFAYLVTKFAQYCQLQVPCLLCSRLDHVLGKEKAGFYWDLICPNHKLKISSLVLCHSHNNLVDVHGMCESCLFSFATVNKSNAETYRLLVGKLGADSHLADKDPLLEEKTSCSAGKIKCYCCKEECVSRGYSQKLFKFTSLCADAAQLDAPLSETKEIGNEPSVSVYDPLPHLEYKKVKVSSDSESEAAHSDGDSARSLIRARDNSINDSLDRCLHPEPQTFTFTDDLATEKLVHSASVPEPSLLDAEIDFRCRDFPSNMTSAAAVEHGLQELNWQEAEQKTDASAPAELITFDEATPLSIVNENLVDVARETSAAEMVNQVVKVRGEVSRTRSDEIPKSGAELDSKPETNEISLQTAGSFDLGDAYKLAVGNRSRQLSGKFLEQMSFKDSTRMSEDLKVLLTQLSSPRVTDTILSEMSPRVSVNGEEIRTSEASNFIGMQILHKRISLERNESGLSLEGSAVSEIEGESVSDRLKRQVEYDRKLMAALYKELEEERNASSVAANQAMAMITRLQEEKAALNMEALQCLRVLEEQAEYDNEALQKANDLLAQKEKEIQDLEAELELYKKKLGNMALFDDALEASYDSNNAKQAYTNCSEGCSSFPDVNADIPTSKYGMSSGEENIYKRSLILDFESERQQIMFCLNKLEERLHLFSKHEAIQESANVNSEFSTEEWVEVGNPKELDNSESSRSNGEIEENVRLEPTVDTSLSGVEVSTCKFPYESKYRQCADGDSELETLKNELSVLSSRLNALETEHCFLEHSINSLRNGDEGHRFIKEIAGHLRQLHFVWDRTNGDLASK from the exons ATGGATGTAAAGGAGACTTTTAGTAAAGGAAAAACTAAAGGTCCTTTTAGTATAACAGCAGCTTTAACTACAGCATTTCTTGAATGGTTGCTCATGATTTTTCTGTTTATGGACGGTGCTTTCGCCTACTTAGTTACAAAGTTTGCTCAGTATTGCCAATTACAAGTTCCATGTTTGCTTTGCTCGAGGCTGGATCATGTGCTTGGCAAGGAAAAAGCTGGATTTTACTGGGATTTAATATGCCCCAATCATAAGTTGAAGATATCTTCATTAGTTCTTTGTCATTCTCACAATAACCTGGTTGATGTTCATGGGATGTGTGAGAGTTGCCTGTTCTCATTTGCTACAGTAAATAAGTCGAATGCCGAAACCTATAGATTGCTGGTTGGAAAACTTGGGGCAGATTCTCACCTTGCTGATAAGGATCCTTTACTCGAGGAGAAAACCAGTTGTTCcgcaggaaaaataaaatgttattGTTGTAAAGAGGAATGTGTTTCCAGAGGATATTCCCAAAAATTGTTCAAGTTTACATCTTTGTGCGCTGATGCAGCTCAACTTGATGCGCCTTTATCTGAAACTAAGGAGATTGGAAATGAGCCATCTGTTTCAGTCTATGATCCTTTGCCTCATTTGGAATATAAAAAGGTTAAGGTTAGCTCTGATTCTGAATCAGAAGCTGCACACTCAGATGGTGATAGTGCTAGGTCTCTAATCCGTGCAAGGGACAATTCTATAAATGATTCTTTAGATAGATGTTTGCATCCGGAACCTCAGACTTTTACTTTCACTGATGACCTTGCTACTGAGAAACTTGTACATTCAGCTTCAGTGCCCGAACCATCACTTCTAGATGCAGAAATTGATTTCAGATGTAGAGATTTCCCTTCTAATATGACATCTGCTGCAGCAGTTGAGCATGGATTACAGGAACTCAACTGGCAGGAAGCTGAACAGAAGACTGATGCATCTGCCCCAGCTGAGCTTATAACTTTTGATGAAGCCACCCCTTTGTCCATTGTCAATGAAAATCTTGTTGATGTAGCTAGAGAGACCT CAGCTGCGGAGATGGTCAACCAAGTTGTCAAAGTTCGTGGGGAAGTCTCTCGGACAAGAAGTGATGAGATCCCGAAGAGTGGAGCAGAATTGGATTCTAAACCAGAGACAAATGAGATTAGTTTACAAACAGCTGGTTCATTTGATCTAGGTGATGCTTATAAGTTGGCTGTTGGCAATAGATCAAGGCAATTATCCGGAAAGTTTTTGGAGCAGATGTCATTCAAGGATTCTACACGAATGAGTGAAGATCTGAAGGTCTTACTTACGCAACTGTCTTCTCCTCGTGTTACTGATACTATATTGAGTGAGATGAGTCCTCGGGTGTCTGTAAATGGTGAGGAAATTAGAACTTCTGAAGCTTCTAACTTTATTGGAATGCAGATACTTCATAAAAGGATCTCGCTTGAGAGAAATGAATCTGGTTTATCTCTGGAAGGAAGCGCTGTGAGTGAAATTGAAGGTGAGAGTGTGTCTGATCGTTTAAAACGACAGGTGGAGTATGATAGAAAACTAATGGCTGCTCTCTATAAGGAGTTGGAGGAAGAGAGAAATGCGTCCTCAGTTGCTGCAAATCAGGCAATGGCAATGATTACAAGATTACAAGAGGAGAAGGCAGCACTGAACATGGAAGCCCTGCAATGCCTAAGAGTGCTCGAAGAACAAGCTGAATACGACAATGAAGCACTGCAGAAAGCAAATGATCTTCTTGCACAGAAGGAGAAAGAGATTCAAGATTTAGAAGCTGAACTTGAACTTTACAAGAAGAAACTTGGGAACATGGCTCTATTTGATGATGCACTTGAGGCAAGTTATGATTCAAATAATGCTAAGCAAGCTTATACTAATTGCAGTGAAGGCTGTTCATCATTTCCTGACGTGAATGCTGATATACCCACCAGCAAATATGGAATGTCCTCTGGAGAGGAGAACATATATAAGAGGAGTCTGatacttgattttgaaagtgaaagaCAGCAAATTATgttttgtttgaacaaattggAAGAAAGGCTCCATTTGTTCTCTAAGCATGAGGCTATTCAGGAGTCTGCTAATGTGAACAGCGAGTTTTCAACAGAAGAATGGGTTGAAGTGGGTAATCCGAAAGAATTGGACAATAGCGAGTCTTCTAGAAGTAATGGTGAAATAGAGGAAAATGTTCGCCTAGAGCCAACCGTCGACACAAGCCTTTCTGGTGTAGAAGTATCTACTTGCAAGTTTCCATATGAGAGCAAATATAGGCAGTGCGCTGATGGAGATTCTGAGTTAGAGACTTTGAAAAATGAGTTATCAGTTTTGAGCAGCAGGCTGAATGCACTTGAAACAGAACACTGCTTTCTTGAGCACTCCATCAACTCACTGAGGAATGGAGATGAGGGGCATCGATTCATTAAGGAGATAGCTGGTCACTTGCGACAGTTGCATTTTGTTTGGGACAGAACAAATGGTGATCTTGCGAGTAAATAA